Proteins from a single region of Lelliottia sp. JS-SCA-14:
- the wcaF gene encoding colanic acid biosynthesis acetyltransferase WcaF, producing MQDLSGFTVPKGFRGGNGIKVQLWWAVQATLFAWSPQVLYRWRAFLLRLFGAKIGKNVVIRPSVKITYPWKLTLGDYAWVGDDAVLYTLGEITIGAHSVVSQKCYLCTGSHDFMSQHFDINATPIVIGEKCWLATDVFVAPGVSVGDGTVIGARSSVFKSLPANKICRGNPAVVIRERVETE from the coding sequence ATGCAGGATCTCAGTGGTTTTACCGTCCCGAAAGGTTTTCGCGGTGGAAATGGAATTAAGGTGCAGCTGTGGTGGGCCGTGCAGGCAACATTATTCGCCTGGTCTCCGCAGGTGCTGTATCGCTGGCGCGCCTTTTTACTGCGTTTATTTGGCGCAAAAATTGGCAAAAATGTGGTGATTCGCCCGTCAGTCAAAATTACCTATCCCTGGAAATTAACCCTCGGGGATTATGCCTGGGTGGGCGATGACGCGGTGTTATATACCCTGGGCGAGATTACCATCGGTGCACATTCTGTGGTGTCGCAGAAGTGTTATTTGTGTACCGGCAGTCACGATTTTATGAGTCAGCATTTTGATATTAACGCCACGCCAATTGTGATTGGTGAAAAATGCTGGCTGGCAACAGATGTTTTTGTTGCGCCTGGCGTTTCTGTTGGTGATGGCACGGTTATTGGTGCCCGCAGCAGCGTATTTAAATCGCTACCGGCAAATAAGATTTGCCGTGGCAACCCCGCAGTGGTGATACGCGAACGCGTTGAAACTGAATAA
- the wcaE gene encoding colanic acid biosynthesis glycosyltransferase WcaE: protein MFLSVITVAFRNHDGVVKTWRSLRNLARDPSLTFEWIVVDGGSNDGTAEFLEKLNGEFNLRYISEKDKGIYDAMNKGIEMAQGRYAIFLNSGDVFHEDVALFARQLSRQKDDAMFIGDALLDFGDGNKIRRSAKSGWYIYHSLPASHQAIFFPTAGLKKHPYDLQYKVSSDYALAASLYKSGYPFRRIKGLVSEFSMGGVSTSNNLELCQDAKKVQRNILRVPGFWAELSYLLRLRTTGKTKALYNKA from the coding sequence ATGTTTCTTAGCGTTATTACTGTCGCCTTTCGCAATCACGACGGGGTGGTAAAAACCTGGCGCTCGCTGCGCAATCTGGCACGCGATCCGAGCCTCACTTTTGAATGGATTGTGGTGGACGGCGGCTCCAACGACGGCACGGCGGAGTTTCTGGAAAAACTCAACGGTGAGTTCAACTTACGTTACATCAGCGAGAAAGATAAAGGCATTTACGATGCGATGAATAAAGGCATCGAGATGGCGCAAGGGCGCTATGCAATCTTCCTGAATTCCGGCGATGTGTTTCATGAGGATGTGGCGCTGTTTGCCCGTCAACTGTCTCGTCAGAAAGACGACGCGATGTTTATCGGCGATGCGCTGCTGGATTTCGGTGATGGCAATAAAATTCGTCGAAGCGCGAAAAGCGGCTGGTATATCTACCACAGTTTACCGGCCAGCCATCAGGCGATTTTCTTCCCGACGGCAGGGCTGAAAAAACACCCCTACGATTTGCAATATAAAGTGTCATCCGATTATGCCCTGGCCGCCAGTCTGTATAAATCAGGCTATCCGTTCCGCCGGATTAAAGGGCTGGTGTCGGAATTCTCGATGGGCGGCGTGTCAACCTCGAATAATCTGGAATTATGCCAGGATGCCAAAAAAGTGCAGCGCAATATATTACGCGTGCCGGGCTTTTGGGCGGAATTGTCCTATTTATTACGCCTGAGAACGACGGGCAAAACGAAAGCCTTATATAACAAAGCCTGA
- the wcaC gene encoding colanic acid biosynthesis glycosyltransferase WcaC → MNILQFNVRLAEGGAAGVALDLHQRALQKGLQSRFVYGYGKGGKKSVSHDNYPHVLKQTPRLTSIANIALFRLFNRDLFGNLNNLYRTVTRSEGPVVLHFHVLHSYWLKLEEVVAFCENVLAHKPDTTFVWTLHDHWSVTGRCAFTDGCEGWKTNCQKCPTLANYPPVKVDRAHQLVAGKRQLFRDMLALGCHFISPSQHVADAFNSLYGAGRCKIINNGIDVATEEILAELTPVAVTPGKPKIAVVAHDLRYDGKTNQQLVRDMMALGDKIELHTFGKFSPFEGPNVINHGFETDKRKLMSALNGMDGLVFSSRVDNYPLILCEALSIGVPVIATHSDAAREVLEKSGGKTFSEHEVLPLVQRPKAEIAQAVFNTSLESFRNRSRKAYSGEQMLEEYVSFYQNL, encoded by the coding sequence ATGAATATTCTGCAATTTAACGTTCGTCTCGCAGAGGGCGGGGCGGCCGGTGTGGCGCTGGATCTGCATCAGCGCGCGCTGCAAAAAGGGCTACAGTCCCGCTTTGTGTATGGCTACGGCAAAGGCGGCAAAAAAAGTGTCAGCCACGATAACTACCCGCACGTTCTCAAGCAGACACCGCGTCTGACCTCGATTGCCAACATCGCGCTGTTCCGTCTGTTCAACCGCGATCTGTTTGGCAATCTCAATAACCTGTACCGCACCGTGACGCGGAGCGAAGGGCCGGTGGTGCTCCATTTCCACGTCCTGCACAGCTACTGGCTGAAACTGGAAGAGGTGGTCGCCTTCTGTGAAAACGTGCTGGCGCATAAGCCGGACACTACGTTTGTCTGGACCCTGCACGATCACTGGAGCGTCACCGGGCGCTGCGCCTTCACCGACGGCTGTGAAGGCTGGAAAACGAACTGCCAGAAATGCCCGACGCTGGCCAACTATCCACCGGTGAAAGTGGATCGCGCGCATCAGCTGGTGGCGGGGAAACGTCAGCTGTTCCGCGACATGCTGGCGCTGGGCTGCCACTTTATCTCCCCGAGCCAGCACGTGGCGGACGCGTTTAACAGTCTGTACGGGGCGGGCCGCTGCAAAATCATCAATAACGGTATCGATGTGGCGACGGAAGAGATCCTGGCGGAACTGACGCCGGTCGCCGTCACGCCGGGCAAACCGAAAATCGCGGTGGTCGCCCACGACCTGCGCTACGACGGTAAAACCAATCAGCAGCTGGTGCGCGACATGATGGCGCTGGGCGACAAAATCGAGCTGCACACCTTCGGCAAGTTCTCGCCGTTTGAAGGGCCGAACGTGATTAACCACGGTTTCGAAACCGACAAACGCAAGCTGATGAGCGCTCTAAACGGCATGGACGGGCTGGTGTTCAGCTCGCGGGTGGATAACTATCCGCTGATTTTGTGCGAGGCGCTCTCCATCGGCGTGCCGGTGATTGCCACCCACAGCGACGCCGCACGCGAAGTGCTGGAAAAATCCGGCGGGAAAACCTTCAGCGAGCACGAGGTGCTGCCGCTGGTGCAACGGCCAAAAGCCGAGATCGCGCAGGCTGTTTTTAACACCAGCCTGGAATCGTTCCGCAACCGCAGCCGCAAGGCTTACAGCGGTGAACAGATGCTGGAGGAGTATGTCTCGTTCTATCAGAATCTGTAG
- the wcaD gene encoding colanic acid polymerase WcaD, with amino-acid sequence MSRSIRICSYLLLPLIYLLVNVKIAQLGESFPITIVTFLPLLLLLYVEKISVKKLMIALGLGFGLTAFNYIFGQSLDASKYVTSTMLFVYIVIIIGMVWSIRFKTISPHNYRKILRFFYIAVAFIVMLAAMEMAQIILTGGSSLMEMISKYLIYSNSYVLNFIKFGGKRTTALYFEPAFFALALISIWLSIKQFGIKTPKTDAMILAGIVLSGSFSGVMTFILFYLLEWAFQYLNKDAIKKKLPLAIISLTVFLVGIVFAFPYIATRLGDLGTEGSSSYYRIIGPLVMVGYSLTHIDGVVRFGSLYEYVASFGIFNGADVGKTIDNGLYLLIIYFSWFAVLLTAWYLFKVFKMMINAFGDNQNYRVQLYLFTPVSLFFTGSIFSPEYAFLIVCPFILRKALNITRV; translated from the coding sequence ATGTCTCGTTCTATCAGAATCTGTAGTTACCTGCTGCTGCCGCTGATCTATCTGCTGGTTAACGTCAAAATTGCCCAACTGGGCGAAAGCTTCCCGATTACCATCGTCACCTTCTTGCCGCTGTTGCTGCTGTTGTATGTCGAGAAGATTAGCGTTAAGAAGCTGATGATTGCCTTAGGGCTGGGATTTGGCTTAACGGCATTTAACTACATTTTTGGTCAGTCGCTGGATGCCAGCAAGTACGTCACCTCCACCATGTTATTTGTCTATATCGTGATTATTATTGGCATGGTCTGGAGTATTCGCTTCAAAACAATTTCTCCGCACAATTATCGGAAAATCCTTAGGTTCTTTTATATTGCCGTTGCGTTCATTGTCATGCTGGCTGCGATGGAAATGGCGCAAATTATTTTGACCGGCGGCAGTAGTCTGATGGAGATGATTTCGAAATATCTGATTTACAGTAATAGCTATGTTCTGAACTTCATTAAGTTCGGCGGCAAACGAACCACGGCGCTCTATTTTGAACCGGCGTTTTTTGCTCTGGCACTAATCTCAATTTGGCTCAGCATCAAACAGTTTGGTATCAAAACGCCTAAGACCGATGCTATGATTCTTGCAGGGATTGTGCTGTCAGGTTCTTTCTCTGGGGTAATGACATTTATCTTGTTTTACCTGCTGGAATGGGCCTTTCAGTACCTGAATAAAGATGCGATTAAGAAAAAACTACCCTTAGCTATTATTTCGCTAACCGTATTTTTAGTGGGTATTGTTTTTGCCTTCCCCTACATCGCCACCCGTCTCGGTGATTTAGGAACGGAAGGGTCGTCATCTTATTATCGCATTATTGGTCCGCTGGTGATGGTTGGGTATTCTTTAACCCATATTGATGGCGTCGTCAGATTTGGCTCACTTTACGAATATGTTGCATCATTCGGAATCTTTAACGGTGCGGATGTCGGTAAAACCATAGACAATGGTCTGTATCTGTTAATTATTTACTTTTCCTGGTTCGCGGTGCTGTTAACAGCCTGGTACCTGTTTAAAGTGTTCAAAATGATGATTAACGCATTTGGTGATAATCAGAATTATCGTGTTCAGCTTTATCTTTTTACGCCGGTGTCGCTGTTTTTTACCGGGTCAATATTTAGCCCGGAATATGCATTCTTAATTGTCTGTCCGTTTATTTTGCGCAAGGCGCTGAATATTACGCGCGTATGA